Genomic DNA from Planktomarina temperata RCA23:
CACAGGCAAAATACCATTCTTGAAGCAGTTGTTGTAGAAGATATCCGCAAAGCTGGTTGAGATCACGCAGCGGATGCCAAAATCGAGCAAAGCCCAAGGCGCATGTTCGCGTGAGGAGCCACAACCGAAATTGTCACCGGCAACCAAAATATTGGCGCCTCTATAGGCGTCTTTGTTGAGCACGAAATCGGGGTTGTCGCTGCCATCGAGATTATAGCGCATCTCATGAAAGGCGCTGACGCCAAGCCCGGAGCGTTTGATGGTTTTCAAAAACTGCTTTGGAATGATCATATCGGTGTCGATATTGATCAACGGCATGGGGGCCGCAATGGCGGTGAGTTTTTCGAATTTTTCCATTAGAGCATCTCCCGCACATCAGTCAGTTTTCCGGTAAGGGCCGCAGCGGCAGCCATGGCAGGGCTCATCAAATGCGTACGCCCGCCGCGGCCTTGGCGGCCTTCAAAGTTGCGGTTTGACGTGGCCGCGCAGCGTTCGCCCGGTTGCAATTGGTCGGGGTTCATCGCCAGACACATTGAGCATCCCGCCAGGCGCCATTCGAAGCCGGCCTCCTTGAAGATGTCCGCCAGCCCTTCTTCTTCGGCCTGCGCACGCACCAAACCCGAGCCTGGCACGATCATCGCGCGCATACCCTCTTTGATCTTACGACCCTTCAAAATTTTCGCCGCCGCGCGCAGATCCTCGATCCGCCCGTTGGTGCAAGAGCCGATGAAGACTGTATCAATCTCAATGTCACACAGGGGTGTGCCCGCTGTGAGGCCCATATAGTCTAGGCTGCGCTGGGCCGCCTCGACTTTGCCGCCAGAGAAATCCTGCGCCGAAGGCACGCTTGCGGTGATCGGCAAGACATCCTCTGGGCTGGTGCCCCAAGTGACCACAGGGGCGATATCCTCACCCTTCAAGGTTAAGACCTTGTCGAAATGCGCATCATCGTCGGTGTAGAGCGTTTTCCAATAGGCCAGCGCGGCCTCCCATGTGTCGCCGCTGGGCGCATTGGGGCGGCCTTTGCAATATTCGAATGTGGTCTCATCCGGCGCGATGAGACCTGCGCGTGCGCCGCCTTCGATGGCCATGTTGCACACAGTCATGCGCCCTTCCATAGAGAGGCTGCGAATGGCCTCGCCGCAATACTCAATCACATAGCCTGTGCCACCGGCCGTGCCGGTCTCACCGATCACTGCCAAGGTGATGTCTTTCGCCGTCACGCCCGGGCTCAATTTGCCGGTAATTTCGACCTTCATGTTTTTTGATTTTTTCTGGATCAAAGTTTGCGTGGCCAGAACAT
This window encodes:
- the leuD gene encoding 3-isopropylmalate dehydratase small subunit codes for the protein MEKFEKLTAIAAPMPLINIDTDMIIPKQFLKTIKRSGLGVSAFHEMRYNLDGSDNPDFVLNKDAYRGANILVAGDNFGCGSSREHAPWALLDFGIRCVISTSFADIFYNNCFKNGILPVVVTEDQLQLLMKDAEKGSNARMVVDLENQQIETSDGEVIAFDLDQHRKHCLINGLDDIGLSMEKIASVDAFEAQMAQSAPWV
- the leuC gene encoding 3-isopropylmalate dehydratase large subunit, with translation MAPKTLYDKIWDAHVAHEAEDGTCLLYIDRHLVHEVTSPQAFEGLRMNGRTVRAPEKTIAVPDHNVPTTLDRLKGIENEESRIQVEALDTNAREFGLVYYPVDDVRQGIVHIIGPEQGWTLPGMTIVCGDSHTATHGAFGALAHGIGTSEVEHVLATQTLIQKKSKNMKVEITGKLSPGVTAKDITLAVIGETGTAGGTGYVIEYCGEAIRSLSMEGRMTVCNMAIEGGARAGLIAPDETTFEYCKGRPNAPSGDTWEAALAYWKTLYTDDDAHFDKVLTLKGEDIAPVVTWGTSPEDVLPITASVPSAQDFSGGKVEAAQRSLDYMGLTAGTPLCDIEIDTVFIGSCTNGRIEDLRAAAKILKGRKIKEGMRAMIVPGSGLVRAQAEEEGLADIFKEAGFEWRLAGCSMCLAMNPDQLQPGERCAATSNRNFEGRQGRGGRTHLMSPAMAAAAALTGKLTDVREML